AAACCAGAAAGAAATCCGCGCCGTCCGCCCCCACCACAAAGCGCTTCATGCCGTTTAACAGAAAATAGTCCCCCTTGTCGTCCGCACGGGTCATGGCGCCGAAAAAGTCCGACCCTCCCCGGGGCTCGGTCAGGGCCTCGGCGGCCACCAGCTTGCCCTCGATATAGGGCTTCAGAAATTTTTGCTTTTGCTCCTCCGTGCCGAACTTGTTCAATGCCTCTCCCACAATGGAGGGCATGACAAAGGCGCAGCCCAAAGCCATGCCCAGGCACCCGATTTCCTCGGTGGCCGCCACGTCCGCAACCCAGGACATGCCCCGCCCTCCATATTCCTTGGGGAAACGAATGCCCCGAAGCCCCCGTTCCGCCAATTTTTCCACAAACTCCCGGGGATAGACGATTTCGTCATTATCCAGCTTTCTCAGGAAATCGCCGGAGATTTCCTCGCGGACGAACTCCCTGGTTTCCTTTTTGAGTTCCTGTTCTTCGGGGGTGAGTAAGAAGTCATACATAAGCGCCTCCTTCAGCATATTAATCTTAAAGTTAACTTTAAGCATCCGGCGCGACGATATGGGCGACGCGTCAATGGCCCCATGGGGCGCCCCGGATAAAAGGACTGCTATGTAACTGGTTGGAAGATTAAAAAAGACCTGTGCGCCGGAATACCGGTTGTGAGTCCGGCGGCCTGACGACTGGAACAAGAATACTCTTTCATCGGCAAGCTATCAAGACATTTTACGGTTTGATTGCATTTTCAGAAAATCCCTCCAACCGGCAATATCAAGTTGCAATCATTCCGCCAAATTCAGTAATGATTTCAGGAGGAAGCGATACTTATCTCAGCTTTCCCCTATGAAAGTTATTCGCTTTCGCAGAGATAAATTCATGTCCCCGGAAATCTCGCCGCCATTGGGTTTAATCACCCTCTCCCCTCTGTTCGCACTTGACGGGTCTCATTTCCTTTTTGATATGGCGAGGGCTTTTTTTCTTGCCATAAGGGCTTGGGGTTTTGTTTATTTGGATAAGGAAGAAGGGGACTGTATTTTGCGGGAATCGTGAAAATGCTTTCCCGTATTTGGTTGACATTCCCTGGAAGCTGTGATTAATGGGAAGGGCTTTCTCCATCATTTGATGGAAAGGGGCTTTCAGTTGAGCAAGTGGACGATTTCATCCGGTTTGAAGGCCCTCATATTGCTCCGCAAAGCATTGGTACAAGAAGGCTTTGGCTTGTTACTAATATAAATTGACCTGGCAAACAATAAAACATGGACCGCAACATTAAAGGAGCTTAACATGGACAAGAAAGTAACCGTGATTGGCGGTGGAAACGTTGGCGCAACCGCAGCTCAACGGCTGTGTGAAAAAGAACTGGCCGACGTGGTGTTGATCGACATTATGGAAGGCATGCCCCAGGGCAAGGCGCTGGACCTGACCGAAGCGGCGCCCATCGAAAAGCACGACGCCTCCGTAACGGGCGCCAACTCCTATGAAATGTCCGCCGATTCCGACGTGGTGATCATCACCGCCGGCATTCCCAGGAAGCCGGGCATGAGCCGGGATGATCTTCTGAGCACCAATATGGGGATCATGCGCCAGGTGACCGAGCAGGTGGCCAAATACAGCCCCAACGCCAAAATCATCGTGGTGAGCAACCCTTTGGACGCCATGTGCCATGTGGCTTATGAAGCCTCCGGATTCCCCAAGGAACGCGTCATGGGTATGGCCGGCGTTTTGGACTCCGCGCGTTTTCGCGCTTTCATCGCCATGGAGCTGAACGTATCCGTGGAAAACACCCACGCATTCGTGCTGGGCGGCCACGGCGACACCATGGTTCCCCTGCCCCGGTACTCCACCGTGGCAGGCATTCCCATCACCGAGTTGATGCCCCAGGATCGCATTGAGGCCCTGTGCAAACGCACGGCCACGGGCGGCGCAGAAATCGTGTCTCTGCTCAAGACCGGGTCCGCCTACTATGCTCCTGCATCCGCAGCCGTGGAAATGGCCGAAGCCATTTTAAAGGACAAGAAAAAAATCCTGCCCTGCGCGGCCATGCTGAGCGGCCAATACGGCATCAACGACCTGTTCATCGGCGTGCCCGTCAAACTTGGCGCCGCCGGCATTGAGGAAATCGTTGAAATCAATCTTACCGAGGACGAAGACAAGGCCCTGAAGCACTCCGCTGCGGCCGTCCAGGAATTGGTGGACACCATGAAAAAGCTGTAATCTTTTTCAAACATAGTCTGTAAAATCAAAATGGGGAGGACGAGCGTCTTCCCCATTTTTTTGCGCCCATAAGACTGTCTTCTACCAAGTTGTGTTCGAACGAATAAAATTTTTCCAAGGTGAGTCCAAAATGACGCTGGATCCCGGCTTGCGGGCGAACCTGAAAAACGGATCGCCCTTGCCGGGATGACGATTTATGCCGTAGCCTATGATGGGTGGCCCAGGCACAGCAGTACCGTGCCTGGGCCACCCTGCCGTCGTCGCTTTTTGTCATTCCCGGAAACGGGGACCCAGTGTCGTTGCGGAATAGCGGCTGGAGATGGGTTGCAATTTTTAAACATCAATGAACAAATGACTCGAATGACGGCGCTTGAATATTATTTATCGGGTCGATATTACCCCTTTATCGAATCCACCAAAAGCTGAGGATTGGACCCGCCCAGGACCTGCAGCACCTTCACATCCCGCATGAGCTTTTCCAAACCCTGTTCGTGCATGTATCCGTAACCGCCATGAATTTGTATGGCGTCCACCACAACGTTAAAGGCCGCATCGGTGCAAAAGGCTTTGACGTGCGCGGCATGGACGCCGGATTTTTCGTCGAAATAGGCGTACAAAAAGGCTCTGGCCGCGTCCAGGTTCATGCGCATGGCGCCCAGCATGCGCCGGATTTCCTGGTGTTGGATGATGACCTTGCCGTATTGATACCGCTCCCTGGCGTAGGCCAGGGCTTTGTCGTAGGCCGTTCGGGCCGCGCCCAGGGCGGCTGCGGCGGTCAAAACATACAGGAGGTCAAGGGTCAGATTTTTAAGGGATTGCGACTTTTTAGGAACTTTGATCACAGTGTTGGAGGATAGTTTTACATCTTCAAAAGATATTGAATGGAAGGGGTTGATTTTCAGGCCAGGAAGCTCCAGGTCAGGCCCTAAAGATACGCCCGGCGCGTCCAGAGGTGCGATAAGGCAGAAGTCTTCCTGATTGTCGGCTTTTGCAAAAACGCACATCCAGTCAGCGTAGGAGGCGTTAGCGCTCAGGGAGGATCGGCCGTTCACAACCAGACTTTTGCTTTTTAGGGTTAGGGTCAATGCACATTCCGGATCAAAGACTATTCCTACGATTCCCCTGCCCGTCTCTTTGATTACGGACTCCCACAATTCGGTTTGCTGCTCTTCCTCCGCAAATTGCACGGGAAATAGCCCCGCAAAATGATGGAGAAATACGGAAGCCGCCCCCGGACAATGGCGGGCCAGGGCTTCCACGGCCATGGCCTGGCAAAGGGGATCGTATCCCACGCCCTGAAACTTTTCGGGGACGGGGATGAGAGGCAGGTCCAAGGATCGGCTTTTTTTCCAGAACCCCAGCAAATGCTTGGGATCGGGATGGAGGTCCCATTCCAAAGCGGGTTCGCGCAATTCCCGTCCGGCGAATTTTTCAATCTCTTTAACAACCTGCAAATATTCCTTGGGAAAATCCATTCCACATCTCCTAATTCAGGAAATCCGCTAAAGCAGCCGACCGATTTCTTCATGGAAAAGGTCAAGCAGATTGGCCTGGTTGGAGCCCTCGTAAATCTGGGTGACCTTGGCGTCCCGAAAAGATTTTTCCATGCCGAATTCCCGGGACATGCCCTCCAGCCCTACAATGTCCAGAACCCGAGAGCTTGTCTTCATGGCGAGATCGGTTCCCGCAACCTTGAGTGCCGATCCATGCCTGACGAATTCGTCCAGAACCTTGCCGGTGACGATTTTTTTCTTGAAGATGGACCCGGCCTCCGAAGCCGGGGCGCTTTTCGCCAAGGCCTGCAGGGAATCGGACAACAAGAGTTTGTCAGGCAGGCATGCGGCCCCTTTAACGGCCGGAGAATCGAACAGCTTCCATACGTGGAAGGCGTCCAGAGCCATGGCGAAGTTGTAGGCTGCAGCCCGCACCATGTGGAGATCCTTAAGCATGTCCGCCAGGGCGAACCGCACCCAGTCCTGGTCGATCAACCGGCCTTGGGGCGTTTGCTTGTCTGCGGAGTAGCGGATGCACCGCTCCAGGGCGCCGCGGGCTATGCCCATGCCGCACAAGCCCACAAAGCCTCTGGTTATGGATAGAATTTCCCGGGTGTGGTCGAAACCTTTGCCGGGCTGAGCCCAGACGTCAGCGTCGGGAACAAAAACCCGCTCGAAAAAAAGTTCGGCGGTCTGGCTGGCTTTTTGGCCGCACTTTCGCTCCACCCGGCCTACGGAAAAACCGGGCGCGCCCGTTGGTACATGAAAGGTCGCCATGGATTCCAGGGGATGTTCCGGATCCACGGGCATGTTTACAATGACGTAGTGGGCCAGGCTGCCGTTGGTGATAAAGCATTTTACCCCGCTCAGGCTGTATCCGCCCTGGACTTTTTGAGCGTGACAGGAAGGGCGCATGGCTTCCATGCCCCGGGCGTCTTCCATGTCCGTGCCGGCGCCCGGTTCGGTAATGGCCCAGGAGTAGAACAAAGGGGCGCCTGCCTGCTGGGCCTGGAGCATTTTTTTGATCATGGAAAGCACAATGCCGGTTTTGCACTCCACCATGGCGCCCAACACCCCGAACGTATTAAACAGGATATTGGCTGTACTGCCCATGCAGGCGCTGGAGAACTCTTCCACGGCGGCTGCATTGGCAAGGGCGCTCCACCCCAGGCCGCCCATTTTTTCCGGCAGGCAGGCTATGGTGAATTTTTCCCGGTTGGCGGCATGCCATAAATCCCAGTCAAAATAAGCGGGGTCCTGGCTGCATTTCTTGTCAGTTTCCAAAGAACGAGGTAAAATGTGATTTACGGCGAATTTTCGGGCGGCCGCTTGGGCATTTTCCGCGCGGGCGATGTATGCGGGATGCTTTTCACCCAGCTTGCCCAGGCCCGGAAGATTGACCATCAGGTCAATCTTCGGCGAAAACAAACCGTAAGGAGGGGGCGAAAAATTCATAATTCCTCCGTATACTATGAGGGAAAACTTTAAGGCCTTGAAGTTTTACTCGGATGATATATAGCCTTATTATGCAAGATCCGTCAACAGCTATACCCTAAAATAACAGGAGGCGAAGCCATGGGACCTAAAGTGCTGATTGCACTGGCGCTGGCCGGAGGCCTGTTTTGGGCGTCCGCCGTTTTGGCGGGCGGGAACGCCCCAGGCCCCGATTATCAAAAACTGCGTGAACAGATGGTGTATAGTCAGATTGAAAAACGGGGAGTAAAAGATGCCGGGACTCTCGCCGCCATGCGCAAGGTGGAACGGCGCCTTTTCGTCCCCGAGTCCTATCGCAGTCAGGCGTACAACGACTACCCCCTTCCCATAGGAGAAGGCCAAACCATATCCCAGCCGTACATCGTGGCGCTCATGACCCAGGTTTTGGAATTGGACGGATCGGAAAAGGTGCTGGAAATCGGGACAGGCTCGGGATATCAGGCTGCGGTTTTGGGGGAATTGGCCCGGGAAGTGTACACCATGGAAATCGTGGAGCCCCTGGGGGAACGAGCCGCGAAAATTCTGGCCCAACTGCATTACGACAATGTGAAGGTGAAAGTCGGGGACGGGTACAAAGGCTGGCCCGAACATGCTCCGTTTGATGCTATTATCGTCACTTGTGCGCCTACGGACATCCCCGCGCCTTTGGTGGAGCAACTGGCTGAAGGGGGCCGCATGGTCATCCCCGTGGGCGAGGCGGGAAACCAAAATCTGGTATTGCTGACGAAAATCAACGGCAAGGTCAAAGAAAAGAAGATCATCCCCGTGCGCTTTGTTCCCATGACCCGGGAAAACGGGAGCGTGTATTAGGTTACGCGTCCTTTTTGTTAGTAAATGGTTTTACAGCGTTTCCGTATTGCTAATGCGCCGTATGTTGAGGTATGTTCTTACTTAATTTTTAGAGAAGACCAACACTTAGAATAAGGAATTTGGGAATGAGACTGGTAAGATTTGGAGAAAAAGGCAAGGAACGCCCAGGTCTGCTCAAATACGGCCGCATTGTGGATTTGAAAAAACAGTTCCATGACGTTCCGGATATCGGACGGGAATTTTTCGAGCAAGGATGGATGGAAAAATTAAAAAACTGGACCGACGCAGGCGTGACCATGGACGTCCGGCTGGGGCCTCCCTTGGCCAATCCGTCCAAGATTATCTGTCTTGGCAAGAACTATGAGGACCACGCCAAGGAAGGCGGCATGTCCGTACCGCCCGCCCCTCTGCTCTTTTGTAAAACCGCCAATACCGTCAACGGCCCCTCGGACCCGGTGCTGATCCCTGCTTGTTCCGGCCAAATCGATTGGGAAGTGGAACTGGCCGTGGTAATCGGCAAACAGGGTAAGCGAATATCCAAGGAAAAGGCATTGGATCACGTCGCCGGCCTTATGATTTTAAACGACGTGTCCGGCCGGGAGGCCCAGTTTGGAGACAAGCAGTGGTTTCGCGGCAAGTCCTTCGACACATTCGCTCCCATGGGCCCCGCCATCGTGACTCTGGACGAAATTGAGGACATCAACAATCTGGAGCTGGAAGCCATCGTGAACGGGGAAGTCATGCAGCAGGGCAATACCAAGGACCTGATTTACGACATCCCTTCCATCATAGAATACATCAGCCAGGACATCACCCTGCTTCCCGGAGACGTCATCTCCACGGGCACTCCATCCGGGGTGGGCATATTCCGCGATCCTCCCATTACTCTTAAGGCGGGAGATAAGGTTGTGTGCCGCATCAAGGGCCTGGGAGAGTTGGAAAACACCTTTGTGACCGAATAAGTAACTCTATTTGCAAAGGTTCCGATTAAGCCGGGGGCCGGTCGCAAAAAGCGGCGGCCCCCGATTGATTGAGACGGAGGAAT
The sequence above is drawn from the Desulfatibacillum aliphaticivorans DSM 15576 genome and encodes:
- the mdh gene encoding malate dehydrogenase codes for the protein MDKKVTVIGGGNVGATAAQRLCEKELADVVLIDIMEGMPQGKALDLTEAAPIEKHDASVTGANSYEMSADSDVVIITAGIPRKPGMSRDDLLSTNMGIMRQVTEQVAKYSPNAKIIVVSNPLDAMCHVAYEASGFPKERVMGMAGVLDSARFRAFIAMELNVSVENTHAFVLGGHGDTMVPLPRYSTVAGIPITELMPQDRIEALCKRTATGGAEIVSLLKTGSAYYAPASAAVEMAEAILKDKKKILPCAAMLSGQYGINDLFIGVPVKLGAAGIEEIVEINLTEDEDKALKHSAAAVQELVDTMKKL
- a CDS encoding acyl-CoA dehydrogenase family protein, whose amino-acid sequence is MDFPKEYLQVVKEIEKFAGRELREPALEWDLHPDPKHLLGFWKKSRSLDLPLIPVPEKFQGVGYDPLCQAMAVEALARHCPGAASVFLHHFAGLFPVQFAEEEQQTELWESVIKETGRGIVGIVFDPECALTLTLKSKSLVVNGRSSLSANASYADWMCVFAKADNQEDFCLIAPLDAPGVSLGPDLELPGLKINPFHSISFEDVKLSSNTVIKVPKKSQSLKNLTLDLLYVLTAAAALGAARTAYDKALAYARERYQYGKVIIQHQEIRRMLGAMRMNLDAARAFLYAYFDEKSGVHAAHVKAFCTDAAFNVVVDAIQIHGGYGYMHEQGLEKLMRDVKVLQVLGGSNPQLLVDSIKG
- a CDS encoding acyl-CoA dehydrogenase family protein, which translates into the protein MNFSPPPYGLFSPKIDLMVNLPGLGKLGEKHPAYIARAENAQAAARKFAVNHILPRSLETDKKCSQDPAYFDWDLWHAANREKFTIACLPEKMGGLGWSALANAAAVEEFSSACMGSTANILFNTFGVLGAMVECKTGIVLSMIKKMLQAQQAGAPLFYSWAITEPGAGTDMEDARGMEAMRPSCHAQKVQGGYSLSGVKCFITNGSLAHYVIVNMPVDPEHPLESMATFHVPTGAPGFSVGRVERKCGQKASQTAELFFERVFVPDADVWAQPGKGFDHTREILSITRGFVGLCGMGIARGALERCIRYSADKQTPQGRLIDQDWVRFALADMLKDLHMVRAAAYNFAMALDAFHVWKLFDSPAVKGAACLPDKLLLSDSLQALAKSAPASEAGSIFKKKIVTGKVLDEFVRHGSALKVAGTDLAMKTSSRVLDIVGLEGMSREFGMEKSFRDAKVTQIYEGSNQANLLDLFHEEIGRLL
- a CDS encoding protein-L-isoaspartate(D-aspartate) O-methyltransferase, encoding MGPKVLIALALAGGLFWASAVLAGGNAPGPDYQKLREQMVYSQIEKRGVKDAGTLAAMRKVERRLFVPESYRSQAYNDYPLPIGEGQTISQPYIVALMTQVLELDGSEKVLEIGTGSGYQAAVLGELAREVYTMEIVEPLGERAAKILAQLHYDNVKVKVGDGYKGWPEHAPFDAIIVTCAPTDIPAPLVEQLAEGGRMVIPVGEAGNQNLVLLTKINGKVKEKKIIPVRFVPMTRENGSVY
- a CDS encoding fumarylacetoacetate hydrolase family protein — its product is MRLVRFGEKGKERPGLLKYGRIVDLKKQFHDVPDIGREFFEQGWMEKLKNWTDAGVTMDVRLGPPLANPSKIICLGKNYEDHAKEGGMSVPPAPLLFCKTANTVNGPSDPVLIPACSGQIDWEVELAVVIGKQGKRISKEKALDHVAGLMILNDVSGREAQFGDKQWFRGKSFDTFAPMGPAIVTLDEIEDINNLELEAIVNGEVMQQGNTKDLIYDIPSIIEYISQDITLLPGDVISTGTPSGVGIFRDPPITLKAGDKVVCRIKGLGELENTFVTE